From the Xiphophorus maculatus strain JP 163 A chromosome 20, X_maculatus-5.0-male, whole genome shotgun sequence genome, one window contains:
- the LOC102228646 gene encoding LOW QUALITY PROTEIN: rho guanine nucleotide exchange factor 3-like (The sequence of the model RefSeq protein was modified relative to this genomic sequence to represent the inferred CDS: inserted 1 base in 1 codon), which yields MWRRTGRTADXTLGDQEGDLEEQEQQIDKFCGGGVDLVLMMGCCLFVYYRKKRKQTIRDADALSLCSLDINEPGTKRSKPVPRVAALASLLPPVKATSLKRIGQTLQFLSLQRSVGFRNESRASTLPPPPPPPSSSTMTTRVVSATVSSPPFCMTMSRVSSATGSASKRRDSKLWSETFDVRVGATLSPKEIKRQEAIFELAQGEQDLVEDLKLAKKAYRDPMLTLAIMTEQELNQIFGTLDSLIPLHEDLLSRLRDARKPDGTTENVGHILTGWLPCLSSYTPYCSNQVQAKALLDQKKQDRRVQDFLQRCLQSPFSRKLDLWNFLDIPRSRLVKYPLLLREILKHTPNDHLDRQHLEEAMLVVQSVVADINRRTGESECQHYKDRLLYSEEGRRDELIDGSKTLSCHGELKNNRGIKLHVFLFQDILVITRSVLLNSQPVSYQLCRQPIPIRQLDLEDVSDGELRVGGSIRGAFSNTERTKNFFRVSCRSGSQLQTHCFQASDAFNKQQWINCIRQAKEAAGEQTPQTERRTEPEPGEPTDSSKDSGIKNETLAKTEDLNLEDVGLFSESMMAADDGMSSVEPEMDGETESTPEPEPPADCRMDQEVETSAGKVALNEEEEEEVSTDAGDNQEMICRC from the exons ATGTGGAGGAGAACAGGGAGGACAGCTG TTACTTTGGGGGACCAAGAAGGAGACCTGGAGGAACAGGAGCAGCAGATCGACAAATTCTGTGGTGGGGGAGTAGATCTGGTCCTGATGATGGGCTGCTGCCTCTTCGTTTACTATCGG aagaagagaaagcAGACCATCAGAGATGCAGACGCCCTCAGCCTCTGCAGTCTGGACATCAAT GAGCCGGGCACCAAGCGCAGCAAACCCGTCCCCAGGGTGGCGGCGCTGGCGAGCCTGCTGCCTCCGGTCAAAGCCACATCGCTGAAGAGAATCGGGCAAACCCTGCAG tttctgtCCCTGCAGCGCTCCGTCGGTTTCCGTAATGAGAGTCGAGCTtcaactcttcctcctcctcctcctcctccttcctcttccACGATGACGACGCGTGTCGTTTCCGCGACCGTCTCCAGCCCTCCGTTCTGCATGACCATGTCGCGGGTTTCCTCGGCAACAGGCTCCGCCTCCAAGCGCCGCGACAGCAAGCTGTGGAGCGAGACGTTCGACGTCCGAGTCGGAGCGACTCTGAGTCCAAAGGAGATAAAAAGACAAGAG GCCATTTTTGAGTTGGCTCAAGGAGAACAAGACTTGGTGGAAGATCTGAAGTTGGCCAAGAAG GCGTACCGCGACCCGATGCTGACGCTGGCCATCATGACTGAGCAGGAACTGAACCAGATCTTCGGTACTCTGGACTCACTCATACCTCTGCATGAAG acttgCTGAGTCGGCTACGAGATGCCAGAAAACCCGACGGAACCACAGAAAATGTGGGACACATCCTGACCGGCTGG CTGCCTTGTCTCTCCTCCTACACGCCGTACTGCAGCAACCAGGTGCAGGCCAAGGCCCTGCTGGACCAGAAGAAGCAGGACCGGCGGGTCCAGGACTTCTTGCAGCGCTGCCTGCAGTCTCCGTTCAGCAGGAAGTTGGACCTGTGGAACTTCCTGGACATCCCTCGCAGCCGGCTGGTGAAGTACCCGCTGCTGCTCAGAGAGATCCTGAAGCACACGCCCAACGACCACCTGGACCGGCAGCACCTGGAGGAGGCG ATGCTGGTGGTGCAGAGCGTGGTGGCGGACATCAACCGGCGGACCGGAGAGTCGGAGTGTCAGCACTATAAGGACCGTCTGCTGTACTCGGAGGAAGGACGGCGGGACGAACTGATCGACGGATCCAAGACGCTCAGCTGCCACGGAGAGCTGAAGAACAACAGAGGAATC AAACTCCACGTGTTTCTGTTCCAGGACATTTTGGTGATCACCCGGTCGGTTTTGCTGAACAGCCAGCCGGTCAGCTACCAGCTCTGCCGCCAGCCAATCCCCATCCGCCAGCTGGACCTGGAGGACGTATCGGACGGCGAGCTGAGAGTGGGCGGGTCCATCAGAGGGGCCTTCAGCAACACCGAGCGAA CCAAGAACTTCTTCCGGGTTTCGTGCCGGTCAGGAAGCCAGCTGCAGACGCACTGCTTCCAGGCGAGCGACGCCTTCAACAAGCAGCAGTGGATCAACTGCATCCGGCAGGCCAAAGAGGCGGCGGGAGAGCAGACTCCTCAGACGGAACGGcgtacagaaccagaaccaggagaaccgaCCGATTCGAGCAAAGATTCAGGAATCAAAAACGAAACTTTGGCAAAGACAGAAGATCTGAATCTGGAAGATGTCGGTTTATTCTCAGAGAGCATGATGGCCGCCGATGATGGGATGTCATCAGTAGAACCAGAGATGGACGGTGAGACGGAGTCGacaccggaaccagaaccacctgCAGACTGCAGGATGGACCAGGAAGTAGAGACTTCAGCTGGGAAGGTCGCTCTGaacgaagaggaggaggaggaagtcagCACGGACGCTGGAGACAACCAGGAAATGATCTGCAGATGCTGA